From the genome of Vicia villosa cultivar HV-30 ecotype Madison, WI linkage group LG2, Vvil1.0, whole genome shotgun sequence, one region includes:
- the LOC131647064 gene encoding 2-hydroxyisoflavanone synthase-like has protein sequence MLVELALALLAIAFFIYLRPTPTAKSKALRHLPNPPSPKPRLPFIGHLHLLDNSLFHHSLIRLGQIYGPLYSLYFGSMPTVVVSTPDLFKLFFQTHEATSFNARFQRRLSYGKSVAMVPSGPDGKFIRKLIMNDLFNATSINKLRPLRTREIRKVLKVMAHSAETQEPLNITEELLKWTNNTISMIMLGEAEEVRDIAHDVDKIFGEYSFTNFIWPLNMFKLRNYEKKIEDIFNKYDPIIEKIIKKRQEIVNKRKGKNGDIQEGEQSVVFLDTLLEFAQDETMEIKITKEQIMGFVVDFFSAGTDSTVVSTEWSLAELINNPRVLKKAREEIDLVVGKDRLVEESDVQNLPYIRAIVKEALRMHPPVPVVKRKCTEECEINGYVIPEGALILLNVWAVARDPKYWNRPLEFRPERFLENVVGEGEAASVDVRGQNFQLLPFGSGRRMCPAVNLATAGMATLLASIIQCFDLQVPGLHGEILKGDDAKVSMKERAGLTVPRAHNLVCVPLARPGLAAKLLSSYNI, from the exons ATGTTGGTTGAACTTGCACTTGCTTTATTAGCGATAGCTTTCTTTATATACTTGCGTCCAACACCCACTGCTAAATCAAAGGCACTTCGCCATCTTCCTAATCCACCAAGTCCTAAACCTCGTCTTCCTTTCATTGGTCATCTTCATCTTTTAGATAATTCTCTTTTTCATCACTCTCTCATCCGTTTAGGACAAATTTATGGCCCTTTATACTCTCTTTACTTCGGCTCCATGCCCACCGTTGTTGTATCAACTCCCgatctcttcaaactcttctttcAAACTCATGAAGCCACTTCCTTCAACGCAAGGTTCCAAAGACGGTTAAGTTATGGTAAATCCGTTGCTATGGTTCCCTCTGGGCCTGACGGGAAGTTCATTAGAAAGCTCATCATGAATGATCTATTTAACGCCACCTCCATCAACAAGTTGAGACCCTTGAGGACTAGAGAAATCCGCAAGGTTCTTAAGGTTATGGCTCATAGCGCTGAAACTCAAGAGCCACTTAATATCACTGAGGAACTTCTCAAGTGGACAAACAACACAATATCTATGATAATGTTGGGTGAGGCTGAAGAGGTTAGAGATATTGCTCATGATGTTGATAAGATCTTTGGGGAATACAGTTTCACCAATTTCATTTGGCCTTTGAACATGTTTAAGCTTAGGAACTATGAGAAGAAAATTGAGGACATTTTCAATAAATATGATCCTATCATTGAAAAAATTATCAAGAAACGACAAGAGATTGTcaacaaaagaaaaggaaaaaatggAGATATCCAAGAAGGTGAGCAAAGTGTAGTTTTTCTTGATACTTTGCTTGAATTTGCTCAAGATGAGACAATGGAGATCAAAATTACAAAGGAACAAATCATGGGTTTTGTTGTG GATTTCTTCTCTGCTGGGACAGATTCCACAGTTGTGTCAACAGAATGGAGTTTGGCAGAGCTCATCAACAATCCGAGGGTGTTGAAGAAAGCTCGAGAGGAGATTGATTTAGTTGTGGGAAAAGATAGACTTGTTGAAGAGTCGGATGTTCAGAATCTTCCATACATAAGAGCCATAGTGAAGGAGGCACTCCGCATGCACCCACCAGTACCTGTGGTAAAGAGAAAATGTACGGAAGAATGTGAGATCAATGGATATGTGATCCCTGAAGGAGCATTGATACTTCTCAACGTATGGGCAGTGGCAAGAGACCCAAAATATTGGAACAGACCATTAGAATTCCGTCCTGAGAGGTTCTTAGAGAATGTTGTTGGTGAAGGTGAAGCAGCTTCAGTTGATGTGAGGGGTCAGAATTTCCAACTTTTACCATTTGGGTCTGGAAGGAGGATGTGTCCTGCGGTCAATTTGGCTACTGCAGGAATGGCAACACTGCTTGCATCTATTATCCAATGCTTTGATTTACAAGTACCAGGCCTTCATGGAGAAATATTGAAAGGTGATGATGCTAAGGTTAGCATGAAAGAGAGAGCCGGTCTCACGGTTCCAAGAGCACATAATCTCGTATGTGTTCCCCTTGCAAGACCTGGTTTAGCAGCTAAATTGCTTTCCTCTTACAACATATAA
- the LOC131652469 gene encoding uncharacterized protein LOC131652469, which yields MDVIHKFPTRALYHYPGINSDTKRRLTLGFSPGKRTFNLHKKMEIQQRSLSFKKNVQNKNWDSTRISAILPKKGPKSGRNSMSPAEIVDHFYTCINEKELQQLDECIYKDACFYDYTFINPFQGKKEVMHFLHQLTAGMGQNVKFRMRNICEGDDLTVAAKWHLEWKEEQIPFTRGCSFFQLAKVEENMTIKRAEIFIESLVKPGSIVLTMLKTVTSLFDDFPKATEWFLRRPHSILIWMLKIYNIFVAPFINPILDGYIKLWGVMIRLISYAFSVAMFISKNILK from the exons atggatGTTATACACAAATTTCCAACCCGAGCTTTGTACCATTATCCGGGAATAAACTCGGACACCAAAAGGAGACTCACCCTCGGGTTTTCTCCGGGCAAAAGAACATTCAACTTGCACAAAAAGATGGAGATACAACAAAGAAGTTTAAGTTTCAAGAAGAATGTCCAAAACAAAAATTGGGACAGCACTAGAATTTCAGCCATATTACCAAAGAAAGGACCCAAATCCGGGCGAAATTCAATGTCTCCAGCAGAGATAGTAGATCACTTCTACACATGTATCAATGAGAAAGAGCTGCAACAATTGGATGAATGCATATATAAAGATGCCTGCTTTTATGACTATACCTTCATCAATCCATTTCAAGGAAAGAAG GAAGTGATGCATTTCTTACATCAACTTACTGCTGGTATGGGCCAGAATGTGAAATTCAGAATGAGAAACATATGCGAGGGAGACGATTTAACTGTTGCAGCAAAATGGCACTTGG AATGGAAGGAGGAACAAATCCCATTCACCAGAGGCTGCAGCTTCTTTCAGTTAGCAAAAGTAGAAGAAAACATGACAATAAA GAGAGCTGAGATATTTATCGAATCACTAGTCAAACCTGGAAGCATAGTTTTG ACTATGTTGAAGACTGTGACCTCATTGTTTGATGACTTTCCAAAAGCAACAGAAT GGTTTTTAAGAAGACCTCATTCAATACTAATATGGATGTTGAAAATTTACAATATATTTGTAGCACCTTTCATTAATCCAATACTAGATGGCTACATAAAGCTATGGGGCGTCATGATACGATTGATTAGCTATGCATTCAGTGTTGCTATGtttatttctaaaaatatattaaagtaG
- the LOC131650336 gene encoding uncharacterized protein LOC131650336: protein MRRFLVDRASIENVNIVQPEAELEAPPNIINEFNPNEIVRDPGCRKQINEYAPDIQDQVRRAYKLKGPMQPDLSSFPRTQFGSVKRAFSKSWYKNYTWLEYSEIKDAAYCFYCFLFKKPGRAEHFGFEVFTKSGYKDWKHASQGLKDHVGSYNSLHNSCVKHYDDYNNQRQSVASNFAKATKESEELYKIRLTCSVDCSRYLIAQGMAFRGHDESSISLNKGNFREMVDWVKSKNEQVRDAFDRGGKNCTMTSADIQKELAMCCAHEVTKVIMEELGDRKFSVLIDESRDISVKEKMAVMLRFLNDKGNVVERFISLHHVKDTTSESLKDALYGILEKYTLSISRIRGQGYDGASNMRGEFNGLQRKILDENPYAFYVHCYAHRLQLVVVSVASSCSSIHDFFEYISLIVTTTSASCKRRDALTEAQHQDILIKLESDEISRGRGLHESSSLTRPGDTRWGSHHTTLLRLDQMWSSVLNVLSMVDEDGRGPSQAAGLIEKMESFKFAFILKLMLKLFGITNELSNVLQRKDLNIMIAMELVDVVKARLATMRDSGWDNLFANVQEFCVAKCIPVPNMDDEIPVRGRSRVEGRTITNLHHYRAEIFYVAIDKICMEMDHRFSEGSNIILDCFSCLDPKNSFSKFDVDKLARFADIYDADFSDDDRGTIRDQLETYVLQVKRNASFSTCEDVQSLAMKMVQTEKHLAFPLVYKLIELALILPVSTASVERAFSAMKIIKSKLRNKINDMWFNDLMVCYTEREIFKSLDDIDIIRTFTRKKSRKGHLPRNFI, encoded by the exons ATGAGGAGATTTTTGGTTGATAGAGCAAGTATTGAGAATGTGAACATTGTGCAACCGGAAGCCGAATTAGAAGCACCGCCTAATATAATTAATGAGTTTAACCCAAATGAAATTGTGCGTGATCCAGGTTGTAGGAAGCAAATTAATGAGTATGCTCCGGATATTCAAGACCAAGTGAGGAGGGCATATAAATTGAAAGGTCCAATGCAACCAGATTTGTCAAGCTTTCCTCGTACTCAATTTGGAAGTGTTAAAAGAGCATTTAGTAAATCATGGTATAAGAATTATACATGGTTAGAATACAGTGAGATCAAGGATGCAGCttattgtttttattgctttctctTTAAGAAACCCGGAAGGGCCGAGCACTTTGGTTTTGAAGTCTTCACTAAAAGCGGATATAAAGATTGGAAGCATGCATCTCAAGGATTGAAAGATCACGTTGGTAGTTATAATAGTTTGCACAACTCATGTGTCAAGCACTATgatgattataataatcaaagacaAAGTGTGGCAAGTAACTTTGCTAAAGCAACCAAGGAATCAGAAGAATTGTATAAGATTCGTTTGACTTGTTCTGTGGATTGTTCAAGGTATCTCATTGCACAAGGCATGGCTTTCCGTGGCCATGATGAATCCTCTATTTCTCTAAATAAGGGCAATTTTAGAGAGATGGTAGATTGGGTAAAATCTAAAAATGAACAAGTGAGAGATGCTTTCGACCGTGGTGGAAAAAATTGCACAATGACTTCCGCTGACATTCAAAAGGAGCTTGCTATGTGTTGTGCACATGAAGTTAccaaggtgattatggaagagcttgGTGATAGAAAGTTCTCAGTGCTTATTGATGAGTCACGTGATATATCCGTCAAAGAGAAAATGGCAGTGATGTTGAG gtttttgaacGACAAAGGGAATGTTGTGGAACGATTTATTTCTCTACACCATGTCAAAGATACAACATCTGAGTCATTAAAGGATGCTCTTTATGGTATTCTTGAAAAGTACACATTATCTATTTCAAGGATACGTGGGCAAGGATATGATGGAGCTTCGAATATGAGAGGTGAATTTAATGGTTTGCAAAGAAAGATTCTAGATGAAAACCCTTATGCTTTCTATGTCCATTGCTATGCTCACCGTTTACAATTGGTTGTTGTGTCTGTTGCTAGTAGTTGCTCATCTATTCATGATTTCTTTGAGTACATCTCCTTGATTGTGACCACAACAAGTGCATCTTGTAAGAGGAGAGATGCTTTGACAGAGGCACAACATCAAGATATTTTGATTAAACTTGAGAGTGATGAGATATCTAGAGGAAGGGGCTTGCACGAATCATCTAGTCTCACTAGACCTGGGGATACTAGATGGGGTTCACATCATACTACATTGCTTCGTTTGGATCAAATGTGGTCCTCCGTGTTAAATGTGCTTAGTATGGTTGATGAAGATGGACGTGGACCATCTCAAGCAGCAGGTTTGAtagaaaaaatggagagctttaaatttgcttttattttgaagttaatgttaaagttgtttggtatcaCAAACGAGCTTTCAAATGTCTTGCAAAGAAAAGATCTTAATATTATGATTGCCATGGAATTAGTTGATGTTGTCAAAGCTCGGTTGGCCACAATGAGAGATAGTGGTTGGGATAATTTATTTGCCAATGTCCAAGAATTTTGTGTTGCTAAATGTATTCCCGTGCCAAATATGGATGACGAAATACCGGTTCGAGGTCGTTCAAGGGTAGAAGGGAGGACTATCACTAATCTTCATCATTACCGTGCAGAGATATTTTATGTTGCTATTGACAAAATATGTATGGAGATGGATCATCGCTTTAGTGAAGGAAGTAACATTATTCTTGATTGCTTCTCATGTCTTGATCCTAAAAACTCTTTCtccaagtttgatgttgataagcTTGCTCGTTTTGCTGATATTTATGATGCAGACTTTTCTGATGATGATCGTGGAACAATAAGAGATCAACTTGAAACTTATGTTCTTCAAGTAAAAAGAAATGCTTCGTTTTCCACTTGCgaagatgttcaaagtttggctatgaagatggttcaaactgagaaacaTTTGGCATTTCCATTGGTTTACAAACTTATTGAGTTAGCTTTGATATTGCCGGTATCGACAGCATCCGTTGAAAGAGCattttcagcaatgaagattatcaagtctaaattgCGCAATAAGATCAACGATatgtggttcaatgacttgatggtatgttacaccgagcgagagatattcaagtcacttgatgatattgatattattcgaacattcaccaGAAAGAAGTCTCGGAAAGGACATTTGCCTCGTAATTTTATATAA